The nucleotide sequence TACGATAATGAAGCCGACTTAAAGAAGGCTAAACGTGAAGAGATCGAAGGGGCTTTGTCGTTTTTGCCTTGGTGTATAGCCGTAGATAGTTTCCAGCATTTTGTTTATACAACTAACGCAAGCGAAAAAGAAAGAGAGGAGTATTTTGTAAATCTCATGGAAGAACTCAATACGGGTGTTAATTGGGATGGTCTGTATGATTATCTTAAGGTGTTATGGATGCAACAACTTCATATTTTTGAGGTGCCTTTTTACTACATTGAATATGGATTTGCTCAATTAGGTGCTCTTGCAATGTATAAGAATTTTAAGGAAAATCCTAAGAAGACAGTTGAAGATTATAAACGATTCTTAGGTATGGGTTATAAAAAACCTGTAAATGAATTGTATAAAGAAGCAGGAATCGAGTTTAATTTTAGTGAGGATTATGTTAAATCAATTTTAGAATTTGCAGCAAATGAACTAAAGAATTTAGATTAAAGGTAAAAATTTGTGTTTAAAATAATTTATTTACTCTTGACTTATTTTAAAAATTTGTTATCCTATTAAGGAATTTTATTTTAAGGGAGGTTATTAATGCCAATTTTAAAAGCGTCTAAGAAAGCAGTTATTAAGAGTGAAAAAAGAAGAGAAAGAAATGAATATTATACAATAGCTCTTAAAAGGGCTTTAGATTTTGCTAAGAAGAGCAACTACTCAGAAGAAAAGGTAAAAGAAGCAATAAAAATAATCGATAAACTTGAGTCTAAGGGTATTCTTCACCCAAATACAGCAGCCCGTAAGAAATCGAACTTAATGAAGAAATTTAACCTTAAAAATAAAGCGGATAAGCAAGCTTAATACTGCCTTGTAACTTTTTCTACTATAAAGGTGCGCAAGGCTTCTTTTGGTTCGATTTCTCCAGATTTTGATTTTATATCTATATCTGTTAATATGTTGTATTGTCTAACAAGGTTTTTTATATCTATTTTTTCAAGGTTTCTATAAATACCGTCAAGTGTCCTTTTTTTAAGAAAACTGCCAAAAAAACTTGCTATGTATTCATTTACTTCTTTCTGTGTTTTTGACTCCTTTTTTAAATCGTATGCTATAAGGTATATTGAGAATGTCTTTAAAATCTGTGAGAGTATTATATTCTCTTGGTTTGCAGTTTTTAAAAAATAGTCAAGAAGCTCCGTTGCTTTATCTTTCTCCATGTTGATGACTGCGTTTATAAATTCAAATATGTCTTCTTCTTTCATCTTTTGCACAATTTCTTTAACATCTTCTTCTTCA is from Caldisericaceae bacterium and encodes:
- the rpsT gene encoding 30S ribosomal protein S20, with protein sequence MPILKASKKAVIKSEKRRERNEYYTIALKRALDFAKKSNYSEEKVKEAIKIIDKLESKGILHPNTAARKKSNLMKKFNLKNKADKQA